aaattatgtgcagagttaaaatgttgaaaaaaattgatcgaaactttgttatgatccatgatatgaaaaacataaaaaaattaaattgtgctGCAAAAGGTTAAACGAAAAACATATCTTTTGAACGCCCTATTCTAAGTAGAAATTTTAATTGTAGATAGTTGAAGAGaacatgattttatattattttgatatttttaggAAACATAGCGATTGGTTGATCACTTAAGTTTCAAAATTTCGTAGTTTCCGATAAAGTTTTAAGTAATTACATTATGATAAACATGAGAACTAAATTcgtttaaattaatttgtttactttgaTAACAAGtacgtaatttatattttattttactgattatatagatttcatcatttgaaagagaattcaatttttaaggtttatCTGTAGAAAATTACTCTCGTGATGTGACTATTCATCGCAAACTGAACAACCATTTTTGATGTCATTAACTTGGCATAACCAGACATTTATGTGAATTATTGTGTTCTAGTTATGTGCGATCTGGTTGCATAAGCGAATTATGAAATGCATATCTCTATTATCcagattttttgttttattcatgaAACTTCTCTtgagtttggatttacagctGGTTCTCCTCTTGCAATAAGGTCAAGGCACAATTGGAGAGGTGGTGTAACCCCCAGAGTAAGTGTGGTGTGAAGGAAAggttttgtttacatttcttatTGATTATGTTTTCCAGTTACTACACGTCCcttgtaaattgaccggtgttgattccacgaactacCAGAGTACATCATATCCCTCCACGAATGCTTTGATTTCCTCAGTATCCCGCGCTCCGTAATCGCCTACGATGTCTTGTATACAACGACAATGGCGACATCAGCACTCAGCGGTCATGTAACATGGGACTCGTAGTATGAATTTAATTGTGAATCTGTGATGTAAATATTATGAGTACACAGAAAATTTGGCATGTGCACTGTGCTGAAAAATACGAGATGTGATACTTTTATTGTGTCTATTCTATATAGTGAAATCATTCATGTGATCGCAATGGGACAgttttatttaatacaatatttgACTTTGGTTTGAAATTctgaatttacaataaaattattggtttGTTTTATTCTTCGTTAAGAAGATCCAACAAGAAATTCataaatgttactttttccgCACAGtatttcagaagaaaaaaaatagtaagaTGGATTTGGAAAAGTAACTTATGAAGAAATGTAACCatctactttatttctttctttaccgCAACTTGTTACTGTGGTATTGCAGTGGTGCAAATAAACATACAGTAAAATACTGACTTCACTTTTGTTATTACTGTATCACCTCCTTTGAATTCCTTCATGCTCTATTAACATATCTATAGGAGAagctgaaaatgaaaaaatgaagtgAATTTCTATTTAGTTTTCATTATGCGAAGTACACTGTCTAtaaaaaaagtaattgggcactgtttagaacctcgtggtaccacctcttgttgctataacagcagccaccctgtcaggcatgctctccactagatAGTGTAGGCTATCCACTGAAtgtgtcgccattcctcttgcaacatggcactcagttggacaatggaaattggccccatgtttcggcggctactatgcagtggtatgcaggcaATAaagttcaccggttggactggcctgcacagagtcccgatctcaatcccattgagcacctttgggtcaaattggaccggcgattgaggtctcgggagatgtggccaacttccattgtccaactaaGTGTCATGTTGCAAGAAACATGACGACGCATTCCAGTgcatatcctacacaaactagtggagagcatgccttacagggtggctgctgttatagcaacaagagatggtaccacgaggttctaaaggggcgaAAACAGTGCACAATTGCTTCTTTGTAGATAGTGTATAAAGTCGAAACATTGCGATGctgcaaaaattcaatttcaagtttTTCATGGAAATAGGCCTAAACGTTTTCTGCATACAAAAAAGTAGATTGTAGAAAATTCCGTCTGTCTGTGTATCGCTGTTTCTTCACAACTACTCCACTATTTTGTTCATAGTGAATTTCGTCAAGTATTTTTATCCGAGAAAAACACCATGAAATACAGAATTAATCAAAATGGTTTGAGCCATTTCTGATTTTTTACGAAGAGACTACTAGCAACATGGATTACTACTTTAAACAGTGACTATCAACATGCATTACTACTTTAAAGAGTGACTATCAACATGCATTACTACTTTAAAGAGTGACTAGAAACATGCATTACTACTTTAAAGACTGACTAGAAACAAGCATTACTACTTTAAAGAGTGGCTGCCAACATGCATTACTACTTTAAAGAGTGACTGGAAACATACATTACAACTTTAAAGAGTGACTGGCAACATGTATTACTACTTTAAAGAGTGACTGCCAACATTCATTACTACTATAAAGAGTGACTGTCAACATGCATTACTACTTAAAAAACTGACTATCAACATGCATTACTACTTTAAAGAGTGACTGTCAACATGCATTACTACTATAAAGAGTGTCTGTCAACATGCATTACTACTTTAAAGACTGACTAGAAACATGCATTAATACTTTAAAGAGTGACTATCAACATGCATTACTACCCTAAAGAGTGACTGTCAACATGCATTACTACTTTAAAGACTGACTAGAAACATGCATTACTACTCTAAAGAGTGACTACTTTAAAGAGTCTCTAGCAACATGCATTATTACAAAGAGTGATTCAGAAAGTTTCAGACtacatttgtctttttttcgatagtgagtaCTAAAGTACACACTTTATTGGTTCCTTTTGTTTAGAGGAGAATAAGTTGGCGAATGGACTGGTGTGTGTTTTTGCCTTTTAGAATTGCATGCGATAAAGTCTATTACTTCCGTGCAGCGAGAATTAGAAGCGACTATGGAGCGAATTgttcttccacatcccaataatctgccacttcacgttCACACTCCTGAATTTCGACCAATTTTCACtctttttcaaggaagaaatctaatCTTTTCACATTTGTAGtaaactccacaactgtttactaaaatggaGGAAATAAGCTGATTAACAGCTTCCAATGTTGTGATGTAAGTGACAGTGGCGGTCCCGGGTCAATTTGCTGCGAATTTCAAACTGAAGAGAATTGTAGAAAATGACAGtttttcctaaagaaaataaagcaaaaaatctggattttaatgcgtgaacgaggtgtcaaaattttttttaacaaaaaataatatttttacgcgaagcctttgagatatttctaactctgtcccaaaattcattgatctaaatatatccattcttatttacttataaatggcttttagcgaacccggaggtttattgccgccctcacgtaagcccgccattggtccctatgctgtgcaagattattccagtctctatcattatatcccacctccctcaaatccattttaatattaacctctcatctacgtctcggcctccccaaaggtctttttccctccggccttccaactaacactctataagcatttctggattcgcccgtacgtcccacatgccctgcccatctcaaacgtctggatttaatgttcctaattatgtcaggtgaagaatacaaagcgtgcagttctgcgttgtgtaactttctccattctcctgcaacttcatccctcttagccccaaatattttcctaagaaccttattctcatacacccttaatctctgttcctctctcaaagtgagagtctaagtttcacaaccataaagaacaaacggtaatataactgttttataaattctaactttcagattttttgacagcagactagatgacaaaagcttctcaaccgaataataacaggtattgaccatatttattctgcgtttaatcatGTGAACGCTAGcgtctcaataattctgttcagtaggATAAATGTGTTTGCTTTTTGAGCTTGCAGATTATTTATAAATGTGGTTTTATGGCTGGAAGTAGTGGCCTCGTTTTTCCTTCTGCATTTAGTttgttcgatattttgttttggtGGACATATATacgcaaaaaaaatatatattccagtgataaaagtgatacttgatacatccattctggagtaattaatgtTTTTCCTACAAAAGAAAGTAATTGTTATATCATccgcagtttgaaagatagagagattgcaTTTTCAGTAAAAAGAAACTTCATTTTTTATAGGTATTTGATCCCTTTATAAATATTAGGaaatttcacataagtataaggacaggagtgaaacatcaacttaaacttctggtagaacccGTAGTTGGTTTCGGTGTGTCAAGAAACCTTTAACATTTCAAAGTTGGTCTGTTGCACATAGTGTGCAAATTGAACTTGTATAAGCAAGGTAAAGTCGTATTAGAATTATTGTTTTGAGTAATCCAAAGTTCATACTGTTGTATTTAATAGCTTTCGTACAATGAATGTTTATAATTGCTGACATCATTTTGACACGCCatgtatgattattttagtaaaaaaattaacCGGTCTTCATTTATGAAAAATATCCATTAGGGATTCAGCCAAGCCGGCTCTAACTATTctctttctaattttatttcttacacaAGATGAAATGGTAAATAAAACTTTGTGATTATTGTGTTCCTATAAATGTTCATGTCGGAATAATGATTGTAAGGTACTCCTGTAATAATCTTACGAATCTAAACattctttaagtaaaatttcgAGTTAAAAAATATCTATTCGAATTGCTTTGAAAGATCACTATATAGCAATTCCAGTTATCACGGAtgttatatttttactattttcaaactgctgtctattcaaaataaaatgacttttgtcaacttttattattataatcaatttagattatcattttacagaaaaaaagttaaattacattagttaggtcagatgcaacagtgttcatgagtaggatagttatatacaataaaagtaatttaatacaattatatgaacactttttaatgactgaataaaattaataaaatcggttaaaaaccagacatgtttcggaggaatgctcctccatcttcagtggtagtaccacggaGCATTcttccgaaacatgtctggtttttaaccgattttattaattttattcagtcattaaaaagtgttcatataactgtattaaattgcttttattgtatataactagaaaaaaagttgtttgaataaaatttattattattgcagaaaataaagaaaaggttccgtcatggatgttacaagatttgtgaactcacttcacatcttattaacaaaaagtgtaaaactcaggtctctgcctcaagcaaaaagacattcattctcatagtgtccatgtgaaagctatgcaaatctcatggcatccaattagttaaCAAGAACATAgttgataaatattttatagtttttctCTCCATGTCACGGACGttacattttgtcacggatgttacagatgagttaatgtccatcactgttccagtttcaaaacaactgtgacatttctaagtcaaaatattcacttttcAGGTTGGAATTTCTATTGCTCACCAGAATcagaattataaataattgattaaatggcgatcttacccgtgttaattatgtaagcatgtgcggcttccagctgtttcggtgctatttgacagcatcctcagagccttctgtgtctcgacgtcatctcaacttcgctgcctgttgtgtggatgcgttcgtgtgatgaagagttgagtcaaatagtgtgtgtgttctgaaattgatctgtgtgttgagtatttgattagggtgtgttttagtgtgtctgtatatttcatgttgttctagtgtgttgagtttttggtttttgggttgtatgtgtaggatttccatgtagcaccgaaacagctgtaagccgcacatgcttacataattaacacgagtaagatcgccatttaatcaattatttatattcaagtgttaaaagtagtgtacgaaagctTCAACATGGAGAATTATAATTCAATGCATTAGCGGATGAAggatttatgtaacatttttgtgaaatttgagtTTCCTTAGTGAATGAAGATGATGTAAGTGTGCTTTCGCAGTGTACTTTATTTCAGTTTGTCTTGTCGTAGAATATAGAAATGCAAAGAGGATGAAGGACGTTTGTTGTAGATGCAAAACTGTTTTTTAATGGCTGAAAGTGTCATTTATCTGTGGTACCGgtaatatttgttacataatctCTTCGTCCACTGAtgtctgattgggtttttcccgaggttttccccaaccatatggCGAATGTCAGATAGTCTGTGGCGATTTTTTCGCCTCATCTCTCCaaacatttcgctatcaccaattccatcgacgctaaatagcctagtagttgatacagcgtcattaactaaaaaaaatccaCTGATGACTTGAATTAGCCTGTGCAGGTACAGGACTTTGAGTTTTCTTTCCTttaaggagtaaaattttggaaatattcaacattttttttcctccattactccatcttgtacaataatgaatttatttatttttttcaaaattcgaagttcactgtgcaatgatgaagcgtttctcttataactcaaaaagtatccaacattctgtgatgaaattttttgtgtgtatttatgcatgtcatatctacaatatgatgcaaaatcacttctctacctttgatagattgtctgataaaaataaattcattttagaaaatggtcaaatatctaacacaaaataaaaaaaatattgtttattaaggaatgtagttgaaagagcatgatattgtaaaaatgagttccagcaataaaataaaagagagaaaacacgaaaaagttaacaagtttatgagttatgggggaaacacttcatcactgcacagtaactttgaattttgaaaataaaatataaattttttttaaaatatttttatgcttgaccatgccgaaatgtagtaattatacacctggtagtagccctttaatgcacctcattaaagtacacctattcattatagttcagttgttcagccaatgagaaatcaccattgtaccattataaaaccgcaagtatcgatatgcaatcgaaagacaattagcgaaacgtcacgggggctggaaatccaatactgtcgcagaaggttatgttctgttactataataattagcgttaattgtaaataatattcaaataaattcaatttgtcatctcgtttttcaattctaaatcaatttccaggttatatcaatattaatgttcatgttattctctagattatatcaaggtcaatgatattcgtccctcggaaaaaatcaatactttcaagtctgcgcacatctcacaatttagaaggtcagttccgctcttcacttagataatcataacatgaataatctacttatgaataatttcaagttagaaatatggttgagcataaaaagtcgtatgaaacttgcctataatggtaattaagacgctcgtatgaaaattatgaaactcgcttgcgctggtttcataaacaaacatgctcgcgtcttaattactgccattataggctcgatgcataatgtactattttcatatagcagaagggtagtgttttacacataccaattttcattattgtacaagatacagtaatagaggaaaaaaatgttgaatgtttccaaaaaatttactgctgtaagccttACTTAACCCCTTAATATATGATGGGAGGTTTGTGATTTTTCAAAGAGAAAGACAGCTGTTGGACTATGGTTGTACATAATTCATTTGACACGAAGTTACctaaataacagttttattactAACTACGTAAACGGAATAATGATTAATTGTGTGCTGTTTAACGGGTTTTTAAATTACGGAGAGATGAGATTGTGTACAGCCTGGAGGCGGAGAGGCGTAGCGGCTGATCGTTACCCCTGTAccagttaatttataatttatataattcttaCATCAATGTCAAATTGTTTTCAAGGTCAGGTTCTGTGGAATTCCACTTGATATCAGAGACAGGTTTGTCAACTTTACAGGGTTATTTTAATCGTTTGACAAGGTTGTCTTTCTTTTTCCATGACCCCACATAACGATTCTTAAACCTGTATTCTTGAAGGAAAGAGAAATGCTTTCACCAGTCTGTTAGGTAACGGTTTCGTAATATGAGGCAATCACTCAAATTGGCAAGATTTGTATGCGAGTGGACTCTCTTTCTGGATCATGAATTTCAATGATCGATGTCAGCAGCCAACGAGCGCTGGCTGAAACTACGATTGACGTTTAAATACCTTGACGGAGATTTATTACATACTCGCGGTAACGAGTAGCAAGTGCTAGACGTGCGTACAGTTTTATTTCTCCTTTGCGGCACAGTTCTTGGCACCCCGAGGCAACTCACATGCGTACTGTTATGAAAAGTTAAGTtatgcatatacagggtggaagtaacatagtcttgcagatttccagagcgaatagctcgttATATGTAACAGAAAactataataccatattggtggaaagatcataggtttttttttttcggaaaaaaaaaatttcccccaaatgtttaacaacctcttattcggtaacaatcgcgagtaggattgtgatttttgtccatatcaataggaaatctaataaagaataatttcttcctttggcgtatttcaatagcatgatcgattttcgtgtaaatttaattttaaaaacctctaaattcaagccattgcacgaagcgagcgaATGGCAACGTCTCGAAAGAatgcagcttacgtacggagactcagcgagttcgttgacctcttacatctgtattacgtgtacattgtattagcgacgatgttgccggactgttcaaacttcaaacttaaatttcatttttcaggCAAATTCATGGATgtcttcaaaagcaaatttatcaatttcagaatacattaatgcaattaaaatgtccagcaatgtatctgcggttagatctgtgcccggcagaagtttcaacacaacccgttgtcgccatcctggctgcaacgagacggaaactcttggtcacgtgttgggattctgtcgaaaaacggagctgctgcgcaacaatcgacaccgtaaggccaggaccggtattgctgatgtcctcaagcgtcgcggATGGGAGGTAAATGAGGAGATCTACTGCATTTCATCCTtggattcgaacagaagagcagatattgtagccatccacaggactcaatctaagggaatagttcttgatcctacattccgatttgagagggatgccctgcaggcacaatacgttgatgaggagaagaaatccatttatgagtcctgcatcccttacctaagtgagaaatataacattcccactagtcagtggagtgtttctggtcttttgtttggtccgcgtggcacacttcctaaattcacatgcaatattttaaaaacactcggtttccgattttttgaaattcaaaaaattttgttgaatattcttaaggattcaatccaaatattacattaccatttatattttggccattgatgattctattgggtttgcatttctctgaatgtTTTACTAAAcgattcctgtatttaatctctttgtctttctaaattattctgtagtgcttttattctggatctttatggtcaccctcattgcgggcagattattttgttaaaaatagttgtatttaatcgtgcatttaatcacaaaacgtaatatataagttttctattaatttacgtgtaccctatcgtctctttcaagcGCCAAGGTCCTTTCACTTCCAGCCTGTATATGTCACAGGATAGCTGAAAGTTAAGGCTGCCATCTTTGCACACAGTCGGCATTTGTAGCACTATGGATGTCAGTCCTACTGTTCTCTTACACCAGTAGTTGCCTAACGCCACGAACTTGTgatgtaatagaaatgcaacctgCACAACCCTATCGCAgtgaggggtggagtgggtaccTCCTCAAGTAATGCAGTGACTGACAGTGCCTAGACGGACTGTACCggacaataaaaacaatataatattcatcGGATACTTAAATctttggtatggtaaattttttcACAGCTTTTTGGATTTTTCCAGAACTACGAAGAATTTACTTTTGTAGTATTATTTCATGAGCAGCAATGTGTTGTTGAAACCTCGTAAAACTTTTTCACTGTTAAGTACCTACTCATCTactcttaatttttatttcccttaaaaatttgatttttgtttatttttatgtcatctgaaagcttgaactttctagttttcaaaaatatatcagttttgtctCTAGGATGTTTGGATAATTAATTAGTTGAGTTTATATTGACCGGAAGCACCCTTTCTTTAAACTGGAAGTGCATTTCTGCAAGTGTCAATCCGtcacattctgtcaattttatatatttttcgtgtaataaaaattcgaatttgccggtagagtttgactgtattatttttcatacagtcagAAAGCTGTATCTTTGGTTTTACAATTTTTGATACCCTCAGAATGTAGATTATTTTTCTCCCATGTTtagttttacagcattttacaacactaatctcaacacaaagtgcacttagaattgagatatttccattattcttgcataaaaatgaagctgattaacgtagctaagtgccaaactacaaacagtgtcTTACTGCTTAAGAACGTTATCGTAATTTTAAACTTcaagatcttaaatttttatttttatgtttgaaattaaaaaaaaaataaaataacatttgtttaatggAATAAGATagggaaaaactgttttcacagcttattctgtgttcttttaggagtaagacagtgaaataaattttgttctaacataacaactgtgggccaaggactaaaacaaaaaaaaaaataagttttcgcTGTAAAAATTGCCTTCCTGCCCTTCCAAAAATATTTGTGGGGTGTATTTTGTGTGGAAGTCCTTAATTATGTGTCAAGTAATCAGAgaaaaaagagtttttaaaatttggatagaAACTGCATTGTTTTCTCCCAAGGGTAGATAAGTACCATACCGTTTACATTTCAATACAGTGATCATTAGGAtcgaaaatgtattaattttaaacattccgTCAATCTTTTTGACTAAAATTGTTTGTAGTTGGAAAATGTGTACCCATTGGTGAGGTCCCACACTTGCTCGGCATGGTGATCCAAGAGTTGAACTAAATTTAATTCTGAGACGGTGGAAATGCTGTCCTCATTGCGAGTGGAACCAACCGCGAAGACATTGAACTGCTGCAACAATATTGCGAGGCAGCTTTTCGTTATCAAGATCGTGGCTGCGTGATTAACTGGAAGTGAAAGGAGTCGGGAAACAGAGTTCACTAGTTTGTAATATGATTTATTGGCGATAAACGAATTGACATGGAGATGAAAGACAATGTTTGTACTGGCCGGCGATTTTAGCCGTAGTAGGGGCTAGCGTAACCATATCCGCGTCCGTAAGCAAGACCACCATAGGCAGGGGCGGCGACGGCGGCCACTGGGGCGGCTACCCTGGCGACGGGAGCGGCGACTGCGACGGGGGCGGCTACCTTGGCGACGGGGGCGGCGACCACGGCGGGTTCACGGTGAACGACGGCGTTGAATCCGTTGAGAGGGTCGGCAACGTATTCGACGGTACGGCGGGTGCCGTCGGGTTCCACCAGGCTGTAGCTGCCTTGGACGACGTCTCCGCTGCGGCTCTCCTGCTGTCCCTTGGAGTCACCGGTCAGAGCGTCCTGGATGTCGTAGGCGTAGCTGTACTGGGGGTTGGGGTCGTAGTCGGTGTCTACGGCGACCTTGGCGACGGCAGGGGCGGCATAAGCGACAGGGGCGTGGGCGGCATAGGCGGCAGGGGCGGCATAGGCACTAGCAAGGGGAGCTCCAGGGGCCACGACGGCGGGGGCGCCAATGAGACCGGCCCTGGCGACGGCCACGACGGCGGCGAGTACGAAGAGCTGTACAGTAAAACACAAATATCATACTCTCTGCATAAATCATTTTacgatattatttatttcactactGCATGCATGGTCTATACCAAGGATGTCAAAAcacctgtattacgtgctcatactacaaacaATACAAATCGAACAAGGGTCACTTTTCAGCAATATATAGTACAAACATCGCTCTTCATGAAATATTGTGCCGGTTCTTGACATTCATGGTCTATACAGAGAAATCAACTTCTTTTGCAGGaaacattacattattttctataaCTATTTCAATGTAAATGGGTCCAGTATATACTCTATCAGTAAATTTCCAGCATTTTACTAAAAGATTCTGCGTTTTACCCTTACAGAgtctttaaattttttatatattcaagTACCTATGGATAAAATTTGCTCGGAGTACTTTTTTCCCATGTACAGTGGATTCTGCTTAATAGGACCACATAGGGACAGTATGTTTTGGGCCAATAATTCGGCTGGTCCTGTTAACCGGAATTAGATACATATATTGACGTGTACTGTATTTGTTCCTCTAAGCTTGGTCCTAATATGCAGATTTATTGGACCAAAACGCATGGCTCCAAATAGTCTTATTAAGCGGAATCCACTGTATTCTAATTCCGTCATTTTTACAGTATTATCGCCTCATCGCCATGAGGGAAGTGTAtgagttatttaaaaaatatgtcagAGGAATCGTATAATCCCTATAATTGGGTGGAACATTGAAGTGATTTCAAACAATCATAGAACACCACTCGATGAGAACCTTTTTTAGCCTAATCTTAAAAGaaagaactttaatgaatatcgCAACCAGTACAAAAAGATAAATGCAGCCTTCTCTTCTCTAGCCACCAgtaatatttaatatacatatacGATGATATCcgaacttcattttattttaaaataatgttgtgtTGCGGTTTGCATCGGCGCGCTGCCGCTTATGAGCGAGATGCGCGTAGAATATTACAGAAGTGGTAACCGAAATTTTTCCCGAATAGGTACCCACTTAAACGTTCCATGTTAGAAATCAGTTGTCAGCAGAAATAGTAGTTACTTTTGTCTACAACGTAACGTAAATGTTTAAAAACGATTTTCTTTGAAATCTTCATAAAATGTTATTACTGACATCACAACACGTGATACTAATTAGCCAAATATTATTTTGGTGTCTGTTATAACATTGTCTAAATTAGTTTGCCGTTAATGTTGCCCTAAcaattattcacaaaatataatttactttgTAACACATTCTTTAACTGAGAAATTCATTGAGTCTGGATTACATGTTCCTGATACC
The window above is part of the Periplaneta americana isolate PAMFEO1 chromosome 11, P.americana_PAMFEO1_priV1, whole genome shotgun sequence genome. Proteins encoded here:
- the LOC138709402 gene encoding larval cuticle protein A2B-like, whose product is MAYKLFVLAAVVAVARAGLIGAPAVVAPGAPLASAYAAPAAYAAHAPVAYAAPAVAKVAVDTDYDPNPQYSYAYDIQDALTGDSKGQQESRSGDVVQGSYSLVEPDGTRRTVEYVADPLNGFNAVVHREPAVVAAPVAKVAAPVAVAAPVARVAAPVAAVAAPAYGGLAYGRGYGYASPYYG